In Herbaspirillum sp. WKF16, one genomic interval encodes:
- a CDS encoding PepSY domain-containing protein, whose translation MAGLPARLRRWTYLTHRWCGVAGCLLMALWFASGVVMLFVGYPKLTPWDRVRALPALQAGAWLAPGQALAGMDATRLALNAASGQPRYIVRRRDGSLATVDPVSGAVQTTVDGEAALRAARLFLPGAAAHDEGAVWEDRWTHSGGLNPHRPLHLVQMDDDAHTLLYVSSRTAEVVMQAPRAQRWWNFAGAWLHWLYVFKSQPTDPVWTWTVIALSSACVLVACSGIAVGLWRWRFSRPYKSGSHSPFAPGWMRWHHVLGLSFAAITLTWIFSGLMSMNPLGVFSAAQRPDLARYAGATPGERRLEATPQAILQALSREGFQAVELEWKNLAGRPFVLARDAGDHTRLVSADGNRLAVAAQWPREVLEQAAAALLPAPAIAFDTLRGYDAYYYRRDPEAMMGGSERKLPVLRASFGDPGQTQAYIDLRTGQVELSADRAQRIGRWLFSFLHSWDLGGMLAAGWLRDAVLVLLSLGGFALSASGIVIACRRLGKKAAAR comes from the coding sequence ATGGCCGGCCTGCCTGCGCGCCTGCGGCGCTGGACCTACCTGACGCACCGCTGGTGCGGCGTCGCCGGTTGCCTGCTGATGGCATTGTGGTTCGCCAGCGGCGTGGTGATGCTGTTCGTCGGTTATCCCAAGCTCACGCCCTGGGATCGCGTGCGCGCGCTGCCGGCGCTGCAAGCCGGCGCCTGGCTGGCGCCAGGGCAGGCGCTGGCGGGCATGGACGCGACGCGGCTGGCGCTCAACGCCGCCTCCGGCCAGCCGCGCTACATCGTGCGCCGGCGCGACGGTTCGCTGGCCACCGTGGATCCGGTCTCGGGCGCGGTGCAAACCACGGTCGACGGCGAGGCCGCGCTGCGCGCCGCGCGCCTGTTCCTGCCCGGCGCGGCGGCGCATGACGAAGGCGCGGTGTGGGAAGACCGCTGGACCCATTCCGGCGGCCTCAATCCGCACCGCCCGCTGCACCTGGTGCAGATGGACGACGACGCGCATACCCTGCTCTACGTCTCCTCGCGCACCGCCGAAGTCGTGATGCAGGCGCCGCGCGCGCAGCGCTGGTGGAATTTCGCCGGCGCCTGGCTGCATTGGCTGTATGTGTTCAAGAGCCAGCCCACCGATCCGGTCTGGACCTGGACCGTGATCGCACTGTCCTCGGCGTGCGTGCTGGTGGCCTGCAGCGGCATCGCCGTCGGCCTGTGGCGCTGGCGTTTCTCGCGCCCGTACAAATCCGGTTCGCATTCGCCGTTCGCGCCGGGCTGGATGCGCTGGCACCATGTGCTGGGCCTGTCGTTTGCCGCCATCACGCTGACCTGGATCTTCAGCGGGCTGATGTCGATGAATCCGCTGGGCGTGTTCTCCGCCGCGCAGCGCCCCGACCTGGCGCGCTACGCCGGCGCCACGCCCGGCGAGCGGCGCCTGGAGGCCACGCCGCAGGCGATCCTGCAGGCGCTGTCGCGGGAAGGTTTCCAGGCGGTCGAACTGGAATGGAAGAACCTGGCCGGGCGTCCCTTCGTGCTGGCACGCGATGCCGGCGACCATACCCGGCTGGTGAGCGCCGACGGTAATCGCCTGGCCGTCGCCGCGCAGTGGCCGCGCGAGGTGCTGGAACAGGCCGCCGCCGCGCTGCTGCCGGCGCCGGCAATTGCGTTCGACACGCTGCGCGGCTACGACGCCTACTATTACCGGCGCGACCCCGAGGCCATGATGGGCGGTTCGGAAAGAAAGCTGCCGGTGCTCAGGGCCAGCTTCGGCGACCCCGGCCAAACCCAGGCCTATATCGACCTGCGCACCGGCCAGGTCGAACTCAGCGCCGACCGCGCCCAGCGCATCGGGCGCTGGCTGTTCAGCTTCCTGCACAGCTGGGACCTGGGCGGCATGCTGGCCGCCGGCTGGCTGCGCGACGCGGTGCTGGTGTTGCTGAGCCTGGGCGGCTTCGCGCTCTCGGCCAGCGGCATCGTGATCGCGTGCCGGCGGCTCGGGAAAAAGGCCGCGGCGCGCTGA
- a CDS encoding GntR family transcriptional regulator yields the protein MLDQSGVDTRLPLYLQLRDQLAAQIRAQVWQPGQPIPSESELRSTYQVAVGTVRRAIETLVAEGLVERTHGKGTFVRKARFDNSLFRFFRFETSDGRPLAPKSVIVSRQSMAAPAEVAAGLRLKPHTRVIELLRLRMVDGQPVLAENIYLCEQRFKALAEKAPEDFGDLLYPLYERECGQIVASARETLTVETVTAAQAKLLGLTAHTPVVVIERVAFGSDGQPLEWRQSRGAASKFRYSAEIR from the coding sequence ATGCTTGACCAGTCCGGCGTCGACACGCGGTTGCCGCTCTACCTGCAGCTGCGCGACCAGCTGGCCGCCCAGATCCGCGCACAGGTCTGGCAGCCGGGCCAGCCGATTCCTTCAGAAAGCGAACTGCGCAGCACCTACCAGGTCGCGGTGGGCACCGTGCGTCGCGCCATCGAGACGCTGGTGGCCGAAGGCCTGGTCGAGCGCACCCACGGCAAGGGCACCTTCGTGCGCAAGGCGCGCTTCGACAATTCGCTGTTCCGCTTCTTCCGCTTCGAAACATCGGACGGCCGGCCGCTGGCGCCCAAGAGCGTCATCGTCAGCCGCCAGAGCATGGCCGCGCCGGCCGAGGTGGCGGCCGGCCTGCGCCTGAAGCCGCACACCCGGGTGATCGAGCTGCTGCGGCTGCGCATGGTCGACGGGCAGCCGGTGCTGGCCGAGAACATCTACCTGTGCGAGCAGCGCTTCAAGGCGCTGGCGGAGAAGGCGCCGGAAGATTTCGGCGATTTGCTGTATCCGCTCTATGAGCGCGAATGCGGGCAGATCGTCGCCTCCGCGCGCGAGACGCTGACGGTGGAGACGGTCACTGCGGCGCAGGCCAAGCTGCTGGGCCTGACGGCGCACACGCCGGTGGTGGTCATCGAGCGCGTGGCTTTCGGTTCAGACGGGCAGCCGCTGGAATGGCGCCAGTCGCGCGGCGCGGCCAGCAAGTTTCGCTACAGCGCGGAGATCCGCTGA
- a CDS encoding DUF2946 family protein, whose product MKMSAPAQRLVSWITIASILALLWSGMAHARTAGDARAAPWGDICSAAADQGKTQDDGQPGGAHVGHCMFCSKQDMAHALPARFDHLPPQPAPATRAPASRASAAAVPQAWLPPHPRGPPVLSL is encoded by the coding sequence ATGAAGATGTCCGCCCCCGCCCAGCGCCTGGTCTCGTGGATCACCATCGCCTCCATCCTGGCGCTGCTGTGGTCGGGGATGGCGCATGCGCGCACCGCCGGCGATGCCCGCGCCGCGCCTTGGGGCGATATCTGCTCGGCCGCGGCCGATCAGGGCAAAACCCAGGACGACGGGCAGCCGGGCGGCGCGCACGTCGGCCATTGCATGTTTTGCAGCAAGCAGGATATGGCGCACGCCCTGCCGGCCCGCTTCGACCACCTGCCGCCGCAACCAGCGCCGGCAACCCGGGCGCCTGCCTCGCGCGCCAGCGCAGCCGCCGTCCCGCAGGCGTGGCTGCCGCCCCATCCGCGCGGGCCGCCCGTCCTCTCCCTCTGA
- a CDS encoding TonB-dependent receptor yields the protein MTTTRPHQPTASPFALLHFQQRLSARLRRTLACAPYTLPLLCLGAAAQAQDAAPALPEISVSARSPAQLQNPVSVGSNLDLTPLQTPASVSVITRTQLEERGDAGIVDAITRAPGYSSLGHPGNSGSSLSARGFTDTTSVMRLYDGVRQYGGVGVSFPFDTWGVERIEVLRGPASVIYGDGAIGGVVNVVPKKPTRGKIENEAEATVGSHNTRRLGLGSGGAINDMLSYRVDISGDRSDGWVDRGDSNNLSFSGALRLDVNPELFVQLSYAQGHQRPMRYFGTPLVNGRQLDAMREKNYDVADGEIDYKDRWAQLEAQWTPSADLTVRTRLYQINSNRYWRNAEHYAYNGATGLINRGDATEIRHDQSQTGNTTDATFRGHLFGLKNQVSVGFDVNSSSFTHTNNTYSGSFSSVNPLSFDPGSYASGTGVPPFLPRYRNSASQYSVFSEDKLDLGERLTLLAGLRFDHSDVSRSDLINSANNFSQSFSNLGWRLGSVYAVTPELSVYGQYSKAAAPVSSMLFLTQGNSKFDLSTGRQVEVGVKQVFWGKRGEWTLAAYDIRKNNLLTRDPSNPALNVQVGQQSSRGIEASLSLALAERWKLDANATVLRARFDDFAESVGGVAVSRSGNVPTNVPERLANLWLSWDFIPAWTASGGLQYVGARYADNANTLKLPAYTTTDLALRWKASEATTLTLRANNVFDKRYFTTAYYTATQWLYGPGREVQLSVNHRF from the coding sequence ATGACAACAACACGACCGCATCAACCCACCGCATCCCCGTTCGCCCTGCTTCACTTCCAGCAGCGCCTGTCCGCCCGCCTGCGCCGCACGCTGGCGTGCGCGCCCTATACCCTGCCGCTGCTGTGCCTGGGCGCCGCCGCCCAGGCGCAAGACGCCGCCCCCGCGCTGCCGGAAATCTCGGTCAGCGCCCGGAGCCCGGCGCAGCTGCAAAACCCGGTATCGGTAGGCTCCAACCTGGACCTGACGCCCTTGCAGACGCCCGCCAGCGTGAGCGTCATTACCCGCACGCAACTCGAAGAACGCGGCGACGCCGGCATCGTCGACGCCATCACCCGCGCGCCCGGCTACAGCAGCCTGGGCCATCCGGGCAACAGCGGCAGCTCGCTGTCGGCGCGCGGCTTCACCGACACTACCTCGGTGATGCGCCTGTATGACGGCGTGCGCCAGTACGGCGGCGTGGGCGTGAGCTTCCCGTTCGATACCTGGGGCGTGGAACGCATCGAGGTGCTGCGCGGGCCGGCTTCGGTGATCTATGGCGACGGCGCCATCGGCGGCGTGGTCAACGTGGTGCCGAAAAAGCCCACCCGCGGCAAGATCGAGAACGAGGCCGAGGCCACCGTCGGCAGCCACAACACCCGCCGCCTCGGCCTGGGCAGCGGCGGCGCCATCAACGACATGCTGTCCTACCGGGTCGACATCAGCGGCGACCGCTCGGACGGCTGGGTCGATCGCGGCGACTCCAACAACCTCAGCTTCTCCGGGGCGCTGCGCCTGGATGTGAACCCGGAGCTGTTCGTCCAGCTCAGCTACGCCCAGGGCCACCAGCGTCCGATGCGCTACTTCGGCACGCCGCTGGTGAACGGCCGGCAGCTCGACGCCATGCGCGAGAAGAACTACGACGTGGCCGACGGCGAGATCGACTACAAGGACCGCTGGGCCCAGCTGGAGGCGCAATGGACGCCCAGCGCCGACCTCACCGTACGCACCCGCCTGTACCAGATCAACAGCAACCGCTATTGGCGCAATGCCGAGCACTACGCCTACAACGGCGCCACCGGCCTGATCAACCGCGGCGACGCCACCGAGATCCGGCATGACCAGTCGCAGACCGGCAACACCACCGACGCCACCTTCAGGGGCCATCTGTTCGGCCTGAAGAACCAGGTCTCGGTCGGCTTCGACGTCAACTCCAGCTCCTTCACCCACACCAACAACACCTACAGCGGCAGCTTCAGTTCGGTCAACCCGCTCAGCTTCGACCCCGGCAGCTATGCCAGCGGCACCGGCGTGCCGCCCTTCCTGCCGCGTTACCGCAACAGCGCCTCGCAGTACTCGGTGTTTTCCGAAGACAAGCTGGACCTGGGCGAGCGGCTGACCCTGCTGGCCGGCCTGCGCTTCGACCACTCCGACGTCTCGCGCTCGGACCTGATCAACAGCGCCAACAACTTCAGCCAGAGCTTCTCCAACCTGGGTTGGCGCCTCGGTTCGGTGTATGCGGTGACGCCTGAGCTGAGCGTCTACGGCCAATATTCCAAGGCGGCGGCGCCGGTCAGCAGCATGCTGTTCCTGACCCAGGGCAACAGCAAGTTCGACCTCTCCACCGGACGCCAGGTCGAAGTCGGCGTGAAGCAGGTGTTCTGGGGCAAGCGCGGCGAATGGACGCTGGCCGCCTACGATATCCGCAAGAACAACCTGCTGACCCGCGATCCGTCCAACCCGGCGCTGAACGTGCAGGTCGGCCAGCAGTCCTCGCGCGGCATCGAGGCCAGCCTGTCGCTGGCGCTGGCCGAGCGCTGGAAGCTCGACGCCAACGCCACCGTGCTGCGCGCGCGCTTCGACGACTTCGCCGAATCGGTCGGCGGCGTGGCCGTCTCGCGCAGCGGCAACGTGCCCACCAACGTGCCGGAGCGCCTGGCCAACCTGTGGCTGAGCTGGGACTTCATCCCCGCCTGGACCGCCAGCGGCGGCCTGCAATACGTCGGCGCGCGCTACGCCGACAACGCCAACACGCTCAAGCTGCCGGCCTACACCACCACCGACCTGGCGCTGCGCTGGAAGGCCAGCGAGGCCACCACGCTGACCCTGCGCGCCAACAACGTGTTCGACAAGCGCTACTTCACCACCGCCTACTACACGGCCACGCAATGGCTGTACGGTCCCGGGCGCGAGGTGCAGCTGAGCGTGAACCATCGCTTCTGA
- a CDS encoding amino acid ABC transporter permease encodes MHSFFQWEIIGEYAPLFVEGTWMTIKAAIICVIAGTCWGLVLGVGRLAEARHGFWKYFLRYGVQWPVRLYVSFLRGTPLFVQILLIHFALMPMLINPSGGLILSGDIAREIRSQYGAFASAVLAITLNSGAYVSEIFRAGIQSIDHGQSEASRSLGMTYLSTLRKVVLPQAFRRMLPPLGNNAIAIVKDSSLASAIGLAELAYAARTVSGAYARYWEPYLTISLIYWGITLLLSALVRHLEARYGKGDAR; translated from the coding sequence ATGCATTCCTTTTTTCAATGGGAAATCATCGGCGAATACGCACCGCTGTTCGTCGAAGGCACCTGGATGACCATCAAGGCGGCGATCATCTGCGTGATCGCCGGCACCTGCTGGGGGCTGGTGCTGGGCGTCGGCCGGCTGGCCGAGGCGCGCCACGGTTTCTGGAAATATTTCCTGCGCTACGGCGTCCAATGGCCGGTGCGCCTCTATGTCAGCTTCCTGCGCGGCACGCCGCTGTTCGTGCAGATCCTGCTGATCCACTTTGCGCTCATGCCGATGCTGATCAACCCCAGCGGCGGACTGATCCTCTCCGGCGACATCGCCCGTGAAATCCGTTCCCAGTACGGCGCCTTCGCCTCGGCGGTGCTGGCCATCACGCTCAACTCGGGCGCTTACGTGTCGGAGATCTTCCGCGCCGGCATCCAGTCGATCGACCACGGCCAGAGCGAGGCCTCGCGCTCGCTGGGCATGACCTACCTGTCGACCTTGCGCAAGGTGGTGCTGCCGCAGGCGTTTCGCCGCATGCTGCCGCCGCTGGGCAACAACGCCATCGCCATCGTCAAGGATTCCTCGCTGGCCTCGGCCATCGGCCTGGCCGAACTCGCCTACGCGGCGCGCACGGTGTCGGGCGCCTACGCGCGCTACTGGGAGCCGTATCTCACCATCTCCCTGATCTATTGGGGCATCACCCTGTTGTTGTCGGCGCTGGTGCGCCACCTGGAAGCACGCTATGGCAAGGGAGACGCGCGATGA
- a CDS encoding basic amino acid ABC transporter substrate-binding protein: protein MSFKKLILIAGSALAMTFAAGAQAADQTYVVGAGGTYRPFEFETPKKELVGFDIDLIKAIANASNFKIKLVSTPWEGIFATLGQGDRDIIISGITITDKRAQMVDFSLPYFPAEQVIITAAGAKATNLADLKKLQVAVVNSSAGDIVVSEELGKASTSIHRFDNTILMLEELYRGGVDAAVGDLGVIKFYIKSHPEKQFKLVTDQKFVRQYFGIAVKKGNKELQDKIDSGLKKIVANGTYAKIYKEWFDGDVPALPWKQ from the coding sequence ATGTCGTTCAAGAAACTCATCCTGATCGCCGGCAGCGCACTGGCGATGACCTTCGCCGCGGGCGCGCAGGCGGCCGACCAGACCTATGTGGTCGGCGCCGGCGGCACCTACCGTCCCTTCGAATTCGAAACGCCGAAGAAGGAACTGGTCGGCTTCGACATCGACCTGATCAAGGCCATCGCCAACGCCTCCAACTTCAAGATCAAGCTGGTGAGCACGCCCTGGGAAGGCATCTTCGCCACCCTGGGCCAGGGCGACCGCGACATCATCATCTCCGGCATCACCATCACCGACAAGCGCGCCCAGATGGTCGACTTCTCGCTGCCGTACTTCCCGGCCGAGCAGGTCATCATCACCGCCGCCGGCGCCAAGGCGACCAACCTGGCCGACCTGAAGAAGCTGCAGGTCGCGGTGGTCAACTCCAGCGCCGGCGACATCGTGGTATCCGAGGAACTGGGCAAGGCCAGCACCTCCATCCACCGCTTCGACAACACCATCCTGATGCTGGAAGAGCTGTATCGCGGCGGCGTCGATGCGGCCGTGGGCGACCTGGGCGTGATCAAGTTCTACATCAAGAGCCATCCGGAAAAGCAGTTCAAGCTGGTCACCGACCAGAAGTTCGTGCGCCAGTACTTCGGCATCGCCGTGAAGAAGGGCAACAAGGAACTGCAGGACAAGATCGACTCCGGCCTGAAGAAGATCGTCGCCAACGGCACCTACGCGAAGATCTACAAGGAATGGTTCGACGGCGACGTGCCGGCGCTGCCCTGGAAGCAATGA
- a CDS encoding amidohydrolase family protein, giving the protein MTASASTHTAGMRIDTHAHVFTRALPMAEPRRYTPGYDVTVEEYIARLDAAGMTHGVLVQPSFLGVDNSYLLAALARCPARLRGIAMVRHDVDDEELERLRAAGVTGIRFNLVGGAELPDFAGAWRGTLERVRRLGWQVEIHREARDLRRLLDPLLAAGLNVVVDHYGRVDAALGVDDPGFQDLLAAGASGQVWVKLSAPYRNGGSEIGRRFAQQAWPLLRERFGPQRLLWGSDWPHTQHESMTDYADAWDGFARLVADEADRRIITGASAAALFGFS; this is encoded by the coding sequence ATGACGGCAAGCGCCAGCACCCACACGGCCGGCATGCGCATCGACACGCATGCGCACGTCTTCACGCGCGCCCTGCCGATGGCCGAGCCGCGCCGCTACACGCCCGGCTACGACGTCACCGTGGAGGAATACATCGCCCGCCTGGACGCCGCCGGGATGACGCACGGCGTGCTGGTGCAACCCAGCTTCCTGGGCGTGGACAACAGCTATTTGCTGGCCGCGCTGGCGCGCTGCCCGGCCCGCCTGCGCGGCATCGCAATGGTGCGGCACGACGTCGACGACGAGGAGCTGGAACGCCTGCGCGCCGCCGGCGTGACCGGCATCCGCTTCAACCTGGTGGGCGGCGCCGAGCTGCCCGACTTCGCCGGAGCCTGGCGCGGCACGCTGGAACGCGTGCGGCGGCTGGGCTGGCAGGTGGAGATCCACCGCGAGGCGCGCGACTTGCGGCGCCTGCTCGATCCCTTGCTGGCGGCGGGCCTGAACGTGGTGGTGGATCACTACGGCCGCGTCGACGCCGCCTTGGGCGTCGACGATCCCGGCTTCCAGGACCTGCTGGCGGCGGGGGCCTCTGGGCAGGTATGGGTCAAGCTGTCCGCGCCTTACCGCAACGGCGGCAGCGAGATCGGCCGCCGCTTCGCGCAGCAGGCCTGGCCGTTGCTGCGCGAGCGCTTTGGCCCGCAGCGCCTGCTGTGGGGCAGCGACTGGCCGCACACCCAGCATGAAAGCATGACCGATTACGCCGATGCGTGGGACGGCTTCGCCCGGCTGGTCGCCGACGAGGCCGACCGGCGCATCATCACCGGTGCTTCAGCGGCCGCCCTGTTCGGGTTTTCCTGA
- a CDS encoding methyl-accepting chemotaxis protein, translating into MKWFNDRKISTKLLLSFAVVLALMTIVGVFAVVQMDKVNGASTEIAHKWEPSVRISLTLEKVLARVRSTEFQHILGNDESMASLEKSLGDRYAEFRQLQEQYRRLPLTAEEKSAFDQLEKTLDAYLVEHRKIIALSHANRKDEALALTKGDSLKAYRAIEKQFSTLRSSSVEHTEDANTRADQVYSTSLRWIVALLAAGILLGLALAATVARVVSRPLLEALALARRVADNDLTGKVRVHSRDETGQLMLALNHMNGSLAGIVGEVHRSISVINTASGEIASGNADLSARTESQASSLEETASAMEELTSTVRQNADNAHEANRLVAAAAKSAGEGGAVVDKVVHTMGSIRASSSQIADIIGVIDGIAFQTNILALNAAVEAARAGEQGRGFAVVATEVRSLAQRSAAAAKEIKELIVGSVQQVEAGAALVDHAGNTMHEIVDSVGRVAALMNEIAVASREQSTGIDEINHAVTQMDEGTQQNAALVEEAAAAAHSLRGQTDQLAALVARFRLDDGSRVIDAA; encoded by the coding sequence ATGAAGTGGTTCAACGATAGAAAAATATCCACCAAGCTGCTGCTGTCGTTCGCGGTGGTGCTGGCGCTGATGACCATCGTCGGCGTGTTCGCGGTGGTGCAGATGGACAAGGTCAACGGCGCCAGCACCGAGATCGCGCACAAGTGGGAACCGAGCGTGCGCATCAGCCTGACGCTGGAGAAGGTGCTGGCGCGCGTGCGCTCGACCGAGTTCCAGCACATCCTCGGCAACGACGAGAGCATGGCCTCGCTGGAAAAAAGCCTGGGCGACCGCTACGCCGAATTCAGGCAGCTGCAGGAACAGTACCGCCGGCTGCCGCTGACCGCGGAAGAAAAATCCGCCTTCGACCAATTGGAAAAGACGCTGGACGCCTACCTGGTCGAGCACCGCAAGATCATCGCCCTGTCGCACGCCAACCGGAAGGACGAAGCGCTGGCGCTGACCAAGGGCGATTCGCTGAAGGCCTACCGCGCCATCGAGAAGCAGTTCTCGACGCTGCGCAGCTCCAGCGTCGAGCACACCGAGGACGCCAACACGCGCGCCGACCAGGTCTATTCGACCTCGCTGCGCTGGATCGTGGCGCTGCTGGCGGCCGGCATCCTGCTGGGACTGGCGCTGGCGGCGACGGTGGCGCGGGTGGTCTCGCGCCCGCTGCTGGAGGCGCTGGCGCTGGCGCGCCGCGTGGCCGACAACGACCTCACCGGCAAGGTGCGCGTGCACAGCCGCGATGAGACCGGGCAACTGATGCTGGCCCTGAACCACATGAACGGCAGCCTGGCCGGGATCGTCGGCGAAGTGCATCGCAGCATCTCGGTCATCAACACCGCCTCCGGCGAAATCGCCAGCGGCAACGCCGACCTGTCGGCGCGCACCGAGTCGCAGGCTTCCAGCCTGGAAGAAACCGCCTCGGCCATGGAAGAACTGACCTCCACCGTGCGCCAGAACGCCGACAATGCGCACGAGGCCAACCGCCTGGTGGCGGCCGCCGCCAAGTCCGCCGGCGAGGGCGGCGCGGTGGTCGACAAGGTCGTGCACACCATGGGCTCGATCCGCGCCAGCTCCAGCCAGATCGCCGACATCATCGGCGTGATCGACGGCATCGCCTTCCAGACCAACATCCTGGCCTTGAATGCCGCAGTCGAGGCGGCGCGCGCCGGCGAACAGGGCCGCGGCTTCGCCGTGGTGGCCACCGAAGTGCGCAGCCTGGCGCAGCGTTCGGCAGCCGCCGCCAAGGAGATCAAGGAACTCATCGTCGGTTCGGTGCAGCAGGTGGAGGCCGGCGCCGCGCTGGTCGACCATGCCGGCAACACCATGCACGAGATCGTCGACTCGGTCGGCCGCGTGGCCGCGCTGATGAACGAAATCGCCGTCGCCAGCCGCGAGCAGAGCACCGGCATCGACGAGATCAACCACGCCGTGACCCAGATGGACGAGGGCACGCAGCAAAACGCGGCGCTGGTGGAGGAAGCCGCCGCCGCGGCGCACTCGCTACGCGGCCAGACCGACCAGTTGGCGGCGCTGGTGGCACGCTTCCGGCTGGATGACGGCAGCCGCGTGATCGATGCCGCCTGA
- a CDS encoding MFS transporter: MFSWYRQVTATERKTFWACFSGWALDALDVQMFSLAIPALIAAFSLSKADAGLISGVTLVASAIGGWVAGALSDRYGRVKTLQVTILWFSLFTFFSAFAQTYPQLLALKALQGFGFGGEWAAGAVLMAETVRAEHRGKAMGTVQSAWAVGWGAAVLLFAVLFSILPQQTAWRAMFLIGLLPALLVVYVRRSVPETEAFLAGRKAAAAGKPAGSTLLGIFRPDVLRLTVIGSLLGVGAHGGYYALMTWLPTYLKTEKHLSVLGTGGYLAVIIVAFWCGCIASAQLLDRIGRRRTVALFAVCCVLTVLCYIFLPLSDTQMLVCGFPLGFFAAGIPASLGALFNELYPSGIRGTGVGFCYNFGRVASAGFPVLVGHMSDSMPLGQAIGIDAAIAYSLVVVAVLMLPETRGRQMETAA; this comes from the coding sequence ATGTTTTCATGGTATCGGCAGGTCACTGCCACGGAACGCAAGACTTTTTGGGCCTGCTTCAGCGGCTGGGCGCTCGATGCGCTGGACGTGCAGATGTTCAGCCTGGCGATCCCGGCGCTGATCGCCGCCTTCAGCCTGAGCAAGGCCGACGCAGGCCTGATCAGCGGCGTCACGCTGGTGGCCTCGGCCATCGGCGGCTGGGTCGCGGGCGCACTGTCGGACCGCTACGGCCGCGTCAAGACATTGCAGGTCACCATCCTGTGGTTCTCGTTGTTCACCTTCTTCAGCGCCTTCGCCCAGACCTATCCGCAGCTGCTGGCGCTCAAGGCGCTGCAGGGCTTCGGCTTCGGTGGGGAGTGGGCCGCCGGCGCCGTGCTGATGGCCGAGACCGTGCGCGCCGAGCACCGCGGCAAGGCCATGGGCACCGTGCAAAGCGCCTGGGCTGTGGGCTGGGGTGCGGCCGTGCTGCTGTTCGCCGTGCTGTTCTCCATCCTGCCGCAGCAAACCGCATGGCGCGCGATGTTCCTGATCGGCCTGTTGCCGGCGCTGCTGGTGGTCTACGTGCGCCGCTCGGTGCCCGAGACCGAGGCCTTCCTGGCCGGCCGCAAGGCGGCCGCTGCCGGCAAGCCGGCGGGCAGCACGCTGCTGGGGATCTTCCGCCCGGACGTGCTGCGCCTGACCGTGATCGGCAGCCTGCTGGGCGTGGGCGCGCACGGCGGCTACTACGCACTGATGACCTGGCTGCCGACCTATCTCAAGACCGAGAAGCACCTGTCGGTGCTCGGCACCGGCGGCTACCTGGCGGTGATCATCGTGGCCTTCTGGTGCGGCTGCATCGCCAGCGCCCAGTTGCTGGACCGCATCGGCCGCCGCCGCACCGTGGCCCTGTTCGCCGTGTGCTGCGTGCTCACCGTGCTGTGCTACATCTTCCTGCCGCTGTCGGACACCCAGATGCTGGTCTGCGGCTTCCCGCTCGGCTTCTTCGCCGCCGGCATCCCGGCCAGCCTGGGCGCGCTGTTCAACGAGCTTTACCCGAGCGGCATCCGCGGCACCGGCGTGGGCTTCTGCTACAACTTCGGGCGCGTGGCCTCGGCCGGTTTCCCGGTGCTGGTCGGCCACATGAGCGACAGCATGCCGCTGGGCCAGGCGATCGGCATCGACGCCGCCATCGCCTACTCGCTGGTGGTGGTCGCGGTGCTGATGCTGCCCGAGACCCGCGGTCGCCAGATGGAAACCGCGGCATGA
- a CDS encoding VOC family protein — protein MKYIATLFAALVLAAGMPARAAGIQTAGIDHVGINVPDLKQAEQFFGDAFGCVPVTRIGPFDLRAMKSDKGLAGALSADSLSIAMLRCGDGANIELLEYRHANGDSAMPRVDAVGAAHIAFYTDDVKAGAAYLKSRGIALLGEPVTMGGGDTEGETWVHFLTPWGADMELVGYPNGKGYEKNARVKLWKPRHPAN, from the coding sequence ATGAAATACATCGCCACCCTGTTCGCCGCGCTGGTCCTCGCCGCGGGCATGCCGGCCCGGGCCGCCGGCATCCAGACGGCCGGCATCGACCACGTCGGCATCAACGTGCCGGACCTGAAGCAGGCCGAGCAATTCTTCGGCGACGCCTTCGGCTGCGTGCCGGTCACGCGCATCGGCCCCTTCGACCTGCGCGCCATGAAGTCCGACAAGGGCCTGGCCGGCGCGCTCAGCGCCGACAGCCTCTCCATCGCCATGCTCCGCTGCGGCGACGGCGCCAACATCGAACTGCTGGAGTACCGGCATGCCAACGGCGACAGCGCCATGCCGCGCGTGGACGCCGTCGGCGCCGCCCACATCGCCTTCTACACGGACGACGTCAAGGCCGGCGCGGCCTACCTGAAGTCGCGTGGCATCGCGCTGCTGGGCGAGCCCGTCACCATGGGCGGCGGCGACACCGAAGGCGAGACCTGGGTGCACTTCCTCACGCCCTGGGGCGCCGACATGGAACTGGTCGGCTATCCCAATGGCAAGGGTTACGAGAAGAACGCCCGGGTGAAGCTATGGAAGCCGCGGCATCCGGCAAATTGA